From the Polynucleobacter sp. MWH-UH35A genome, one window contains:
- a CDS encoding bifunctional 2-polyprenyl-6-hydroxyphenol methylase/3-demethylubiquinol 3-O-methyltransferase UbiG — MPNAHDVIANASSWVKRFTPLIPKDGIVLDFACGSGRHSAYLANAGYQVLAVDQDISVVQSMNNPLISSACFDLEQEKWPLMGSDFSGIVVTNYLYRPHLDQLPKMLVEGGVLIYETFALGNGDFGKPSNPNFLLNPGELLAFASRHGLRVVAYEDIYVDQPKPAMVQRLCAVKGELKQRIPLQFQG; from the coding sequence TTGCCTAATGCGCATGACGTGATTGCCAATGCATCATCTTGGGTTAAGCGGTTTACTCCGCTGATTCCAAAAGATGGGATTGTTTTGGATTTTGCATGTGGCTCTGGCCGACACTCAGCGTATTTAGCTAATGCCGGCTATCAGGTTTTAGCGGTAGATCAAGATATCTCCGTGGTTCAGTCCATGAACAACCCCCTGATCTCCAGCGCCTGTTTTGATCTTGAGCAGGAAAAATGGCCTCTGATGGGCTCGGATTTCAGTGGCATCGTGGTAACCAACTACTTATATCGCCCACACCTAGATCAATTACCCAAAATGTTAGTAGAGGGGGGTGTCCTAATTTATGAAACCTTCGCCCTAGGAAATGGAGATTTTGGCAAACCTTCGAACCCTAATTTCCTTCTAAATCCGGGGGAATTGCTCGCTTTTGCCTCTCGTCATGGGCTTAGGGTGGTGGCATATGAGGATATTTACGTGGATCAGCCCAAACCAGCTATGGTTCAGCGCCTGTGTGCGGTAAAAGGTGAGCTAAAACAGCGCATTCCGTTACAATTTCAGGGTTAA
- a CDS encoding tryptophan--tRNA ligase, whose amino-acid sequence MFAERVLSGMRPTGNLHLGHYHGVLKNWVRLQSEYPCFFFVADWHALTTHYETPDVIEQSVWDMVIDWLATGVDPNQATLFIQSKVPEHAELFLLLSMGTPLGWLERVPTYKDQIEKLKEKDLQTYGFLGYPLLQAADILIYRAQFVPVGEDQVPHVEMTREVARRFNYLYGREPGFEEKALEAVKKLGSKRAKMYAELRVAFQERGDDEALEQAKALLQESQSLSMADRERLFGFLEGARKIILPEPQALLTTASRMPGIDGQKMSKSYGNTISIRENPEDVIKKIRTMPTDPARVRRTDVGDPARCPVWQLHTVYSNEETKQWVDKGCKSAGIGCLECKQPVIDSILAEQQPMFERAQKYLDDPSLLRSIIADGCDKARKVAQETMREVRESMGLAYD is encoded by the coding sequence ATGTTTGCTGAACGCGTTCTCTCTGGCATGCGCCCAACCGGCAATTTGCACCTAGGTCACTACCATGGTGTTTTAAAGAACTGGGTACGCTTGCAGTCCGAATATCCTTGCTTCTTTTTTGTAGCCGATTGGCATGCATTAACTACTCACTATGAAACACCAGATGTGATTGAACAATCGGTGTGGGACATGGTGATTGACTGGTTGGCAACTGGAGTAGATCCCAATCAAGCCACTTTGTTTATCCAAAGTAAAGTGCCTGAGCATGCTGAACTCTTTTTGTTGCTATCCATGGGAACCCCATTGGGCTGGTTGGAACGTGTTCCTACCTATAAGGATCAGATTGAAAAGCTCAAGGAAAAGGATCTTCAAACTTATGGCTTTCTGGGTTACCCCTTGTTACAAGCTGCCGATATTCTGATTTACCGAGCACAATTTGTACCGGTTGGTGAGGACCAGGTACCGCATGTAGAAATGACGCGTGAAGTAGCCCGTCGTTTTAATTACTTGTATGGACGTGAACCCGGCTTTGAGGAAAAAGCATTAGAGGCCGTGAAAAAGTTAGGTAGCAAACGAGCCAAGATGTATGCAGAACTGCGTGTGGCATTTCAGGAGCGGGGAGATGATGAGGCGCTAGAGCAGGCCAAGGCTTTATTGCAAGAATCGCAAAGTCTGTCCATGGCTGACCGTGAAAGGCTCTTTGGCTTCCTGGAGGGCGCTCGAAAAATTATTCTGCCTGAACCGCAAGCCTTACTGACAACAGCTTCACGTATGCCTGGTATTGATGGTCAAAAAATGTCCAAGTCGTATGGCAACACTATTAGCATTCGTGAAAATCCAGAAGATGTCATTAAAAAGATTCGTACGATGCCAACCGACCCTGCACGCGTTCGCAGAACTGATGTTGGTGATCCAGCACGTTGCCCAGTATGGCAGCTGCATACTGTGTACTCCAATGAAGAGACTAAGCAGTGGGTTGATAAGGGTTGTAAGTCAGCCGGTATCGGTTGCCTAGAGTGCAAGCAGCCTGTGATTGATTCAATCCTGGCGGAACAACAGCCCATGTTTGAGCGCGCTCAAAAATACCTTGATGATCCGAGTTTGTTGCGCTCCATCATTGCTGATGGTTGCGATAAAGCCCGTAAGGTTGCTCAAGAAACGATGCGTGAGGTTCGCGAATCTATGGGTCTAGCTTACGATTGA
- a CDS encoding 2-oxoglutarate dehydrogenase E1 component, with protein MMQDQRDNSYLFGGNAPYVEELYESYLHDPASVADHWRDYFDNVKQVPAVDGSSRTDVAHGPIVASFAERAKQGPIRTISDSADSEMGRKRVAVQQLIAAYRNVGNRWANLDPLKRTERQDIPELDPAFYGFTDGDMDIVFNTSNTFFGRNEMSLRDLLQALRETYCGTIGVEFMFIADQKIKKWWQEKLESIRSTPQFNVDEKRQILDRVTAAEGLERYLQAKYVGQKRFSLEGGESFIACMDELIRDAGNKGVQEIVIGMAHRGRLNVLVNTLGKMPKDLFAEFEHKGPETLPAGDVKYHQGFSSDISTPGGPVHLSLAFNPSHLEIVNPVVEGSARARMERRGDMLGEQVMPVLVHGDAAIAGQGVMQETLAMSEVRGYSTGGTMHIVINNQIGFTTSDPRDLRSSLYCTDVMKIVDAPVLHVNGDDPEAVVLATKLAVEFRMKFHKDVAVDIICFRKLGHNEQDTPAMTQPLMYKIIAAHPGTRKLYADKLETQGVLPAGTGDLMVKEYRAAMDEGKQTSDPVLSNFKGKFAVDWSPFLNKKWTDEADTAIPLTEWKRLAEKISTIPEGFKAHPLVAKVYNDRAAMGRGEVNIDWGMGEHMAFASLVASGYPVRLSGEDSGRGTFTHRHAVLHEQNREKWDTGTYIALQHVTKDQAPFVVIDSILSEEAVLGFEYGYAAAEPNTLTIWEAQFGDFANGAQVVIDQFIASGEVKWGRANGLVMMLPHGYEGQGPEHSSARLERFMQLCADTNMQVIQPTTASQIFHVLRRQMIRQFRKPLILMTPKSLLRNKEAASPLSEFTKGGFQTVIGERDESIDAKQVTRLVMCSGKVYYDLVKQRAEKKIGDVAIIRLEQLYPFPHKALTAELKKYPKLEEVVWCQDEPQNQGAWFFVQHNILENMSDGMKLGYAGRPASASPACGYAHLHQEQQKSLLNAAFAKLKGYVITK; from the coding sequence ATGATGCAGGATCAAAGAGATAACTCCTATCTCTTCGGCGGAAACGCCCCCTACGTAGAGGAACTCTACGAATCCTACTTGCACGATCCAGCTTCCGTAGCTGATCATTGGCGAGATTATTTCGATAACGTGAAACAGGTTCCAGCGGTTGATGGTTCATCTCGAACTGACGTTGCCCACGGACCGATTGTTGCTTCATTTGCTGAGCGCGCTAAGCAAGGTCCTATCAGAACGATTTCTGATTCGGCCGACTCAGAGATGGGCCGCAAACGCGTTGCTGTTCAGCAGTTAATTGCCGCATATCGTAACGTCGGCAATCGCTGGGCAAACTTGGATCCATTGAAGCGGACAGAGCGCCAGGACATTCCTGAGTTAGATCCCGCTTTTTATGGCTTCACTGATGGCGATATGGATATCGTCTTCAATACTAGTAATACATTCTTCGGCAGAAACGAAATGTCTTTACGCGATTTGCTCCAGGCATTGCGTGAGACTTATTGCGGCACGATTGGCGTCGAGTTCATGTTTATCGCCGATCAGAAGATTAAAAAATGGTGGCAAGAAAAGTTGGAGTCCATTCGCTCCACACCGCAATTTAATGTGGACGAAAAGCGCCAAATCCTGGACCGAGTTACTGCGGCTGAGGGTTTAGAACGTTATCTCCAAGCAAAGTATGTTGGTCAAAAGCGCTTCTCCCTTGAGGGTGGCGAGAGCTTTATTGCCTGTATGGATGAATTAATCCGTGATGCGGGCAATAAGGGCGTTCAAGAGATTGTGATTGGTATGGCCCACCGCGGTCGTCTCAACGTATTGGTAAATACTTTGGGCAAAATGCCTAAGGACTTGTTTGCTGAGTTTGAGCATAAGGGCCCAGAGACATTACCTGCAGGTGACGTGAAATATCACCAAGGCTTCTCAAGCGATATTTCTACTCCTGGTGGTCCAGTTCACTTGTCATTGGCATTTAACCCATCTCATTTAGAGATCGTCAACCCAGTTGTTGAAGGTTCTGCACGCGCTCGTATGGAGCGTCGTGGCGACATGTTGGGCGAGCAAGTGATGCCGGTGTTGGTGCACGGTGATGCTGCGATTGCAGGTCAGGGCGTCATGCAAGAAACATTGGCGATGTCAGAAGTTCGTGGTTATTCCACGGGCGGCACAATGCACATTGTGATTAACAATCAAATTGGTTTCACAACTTCTGATCCACGCGACTTGCGCTCCAGTTTGTATTGCACTGACGTGATGAAGATTGTGGATGCGCCTGTACTGCACGTTAATGGCGATGATCCAGAAGCAGTGGTGTTGGCAACCAAGTTGGCCGTTGAGTTCCGCATGAAGTTTCACAAGGACGTTGCAGTTGACATCATTTGCTTCCGCAAATTAGGTCACAACGAGCAAGATACGCCCGCCATGACTCAGCCATTGATGTACAAAATCATTGCTGCACATCCTGGCACACGCAAGCTTTACGCTGATAAGTTAGAAACTCAAGGTGTATTGCCTGCTGGTACTGGCGACCTCATGGTTAAAGAGTATCGCGCAGCGATGGATGAGGGTAAACAGACTTCTGACCCAGTCTTGAGTAACTTCAAAGGTAAGTTTGCAGTCGATTGGTCTCCATTTTTGAACAAGAAGTGGACTGACGAAGCTGATACAGCGATTCCATTAACTGAGTGGAAGCGTTTGGCTGAGAAGATCTCCACTATTCCCGAGGGTTTCAAAGCACATCCATTGGTTGCTAAGGTTTACAACGACCGTGCCGCTATGGGTCGTGGCGAAGTCAATATTGACTGGGGTATGGGCGAGCACATGGCTTTCGCATCTCTGGTTGCTAGCGGTTACCCAGTGCGTTTGTCTGGTGAAGACAGCGGGCGCGGCACCTTTACCCACCGTCATGCAGTTCTGCACGAGCAAAACCGTGAGAAGTGGGATACCGGTACTTATATCGCACTCCAACACGTAACCAAAGATCAAGCTCCGTTTGTGGTGATTGATTCCATTCTTTCTGAGGAGGCAGTGCTTGGTTTTGAGTATGGCTACGCTGCTGCAGAACCAAATACCTTAACTATTTGGGAGGCTCAGTTCGGTGACTTTGCAAACGGTGCTCAAGTGGTTATTGACCAGTTCATCGCTTCTGGCGAAGTGAAGTGGGGTCGTGCCAATGGTTTAGTGATGATGTTGCCGCATGGTTACGAAGGTCAAGGTCCTGAGCATTCCTCAGCACGTCTTGAGCGCTTTATGCAGTTATGTGCTGATACCAATATGCAAGTTATTCAGCCGACCACTGCATCGCAAATCTTCCACGTATTGCGCCGTCAGATGATTCGTCAGTTCCGCAAACCGCTGATCTTGATGACACCAAAATCATTGCTTCGTAACAAAGAAGCTGCCTCACCTTTATCTGAATTCACCAAAGGCGGTTTCCAAACTGTTATTGGTGAGCGTGATGAGTCTATTGACGCCAAACAAGTTACTCGTTTGGTAATGTGCTCTGGCAAGGTTTATTACGACCTGGTTAAACAACGTGCCGAGAAGAAGATTGGTGATGTTGCCATTATTCGTTTGGAACAGTTATATCCATTCCCGCACAAGGCGCTGACTGCTGAGCTGAAGAAGTATCCAAAGCTGGAAGAGGTTGTATGGTGTCAGGATGAGCCACAAAACCAAGGCGCTTGGTTCTTCGTGCAGCACAACATCTTGGAAAACATGTCTGATGGCATGAAGTTGGGCTATGCAGGCCGTCCCGCATCAGCATCACCAGCTTGTGGTTATGCCCATCTCCACCAAGAACAGCAGAAGTCGTTACTGAATGCGGCGTTTGCCAAACTCAAAGGTTACGTGATTACGAAATAA
- a CDS encoding 3',5'-nucleoside bisphosphate phosphatase: MSSFSPLNADLHCHSVISDGTLTPEELAERAKANGVHLWALTDHDELGGQKRAREAAKTLKIDYLAGVEISVTWMGETIHIVGLGIDAEHAGIIEGLRQTRAGRANRAQLMAEQLLKVGVPGAYEGALHFAGNHELISRTHFARFLVEQGVCRNTEHVFKNYLIEGKPGYVPHQWASLDNAVHWIKAAGGVAVIAHPGRYSRLNAMQMDELYKRFKDLGGLAIEVITGSHSPDQYKTFANIAQQYGFLASRGSDFHDPNESHIDLGSLPHLPDHLTPVWSAFH; encoded by the coding sequence ATGAGCAGCTTTTCACCCCTTAATGCCGACTTGCATTGCCATTCAGTGATTTCTGATGGCACCTTGACGCCTGAAGAATTGGCTGAGCGCGCCAAAGCTAATGGGGTGCATTTGTGGGCACTTACCGATCATGATGAGCTTGGCGGGCAAAAACGTGCTCGTGAGGCTGCTAAAACATTAAAGATAGATTATCTTGCTGGCGTAGAAATCTCTGTCACCTGGATGGGTGAAACGATTCATATTGTCGGTCTGGGTATCGATGCAGAACATGCTGGAATTATCGAAGGCTTGCGTCAGACGCGCGCCGGTCGTGCGAATCGTGCTCAACTGATGGCTGAGCAGTTGCTGAAAGTCGGGGTTCCTGGTGCGTATGAAGGTGCGCTGCACTTTGCAGGCAATCATGAATTGATTTCCAGAACACACTTCGCTCGCTTTTTAGTTGAGCAGGGCGTATGTCGAAATACTGAGCATGTATTTAAGAATTACTTAATTGAAGGCAAGCCGGGATACGTTCCTCATCAATGGGCTAGTTTGGATAATGCCGTTCACTGGATTAAGGCAGCTGGCGGCGTTGCGGTGATTGCCCATCCAGGCCGCTACAGTAGACTCAATGCTATGCAAATGGATGAGCTCTACAAGCGCTTTAAAGATCTTGGAGGCCTGGCGATTGAGGTGATTACTGGAAGCCACAGCCCTGATCAATATAAAACGTTTGCAAACATTGCGCAGCAATATGGCTTTTTGGCTTCACGGGGTTCCGATTTTCATGACCCAAACGAGAGCCATATTGATCTAGGCAGCTTGCCACATCTACCGGATCATCTCACTCCGGTATGGTCTGCTTTTCATTAA
- the zapE gene encoding cell division protein ZapE produces MKTIEFYQQELKARGYQSDPAQLRAVERLQECEDQWIAYKEIRSNTLKKKIFKPTLPRGLYLWGGVGRGKSFLMDCFYAASPLEKKIRIHFHEFMREVHRELHELSGLSDPLDELAKRISHRYRLICFDEFHINDIADAMILYRLLDALFADRVQFVMTSNYRPDQLYPNGLHRDRLVPAIKLLEEKLDVLNVDAGNDYRRVQMAQVEAYLTPVNAETQATLGQMFHTLIGNQKETPNPVLHIESRELRPLHMADGVVWFDFQTLCCGPRSQNDYLEIANQFHTVILSGVPYMPPRMTNEARRFVWLIDVLYDHKIKLIISAEVPAPDLYTEGQITAEFSRTVSRLIEMQSRDYLDAPRRVIDTSLT; encoded by the coding sequence TTGAAAACCATTGAGTTTTACCAACAAGAGTTAAAAGCGCGCGGGTATCAAAGTGATCCCGCGCAGCTTCGTGCTGTAGAGCGTCTTCAGGAATGTGAAGATCAATGGATTGCCTATAAAGAAATTCGTAGCAATACGCTCAAAAAAAAGATATTTAAACCAACGCTACCTCGAGGTCTTTACCTATGGGGTGGGGTAGGTCGTGGAAAGTCATTCTTAATGGACTGCTTTTATGCAGCCTCTCCATTAGAAAAGAAAATCCGCATTCATTTTCATGAATTTATGCGCGAAGTTCATCGTGAACTCCATGAGTTATCAGGCTTATCCGATCCTCTGGATGAATTAGCAAAGCGCATCTCTCATCGCTATCGCCTCATCTGTTTTGATGAGTTTCATATCAATGACATCGCTGATGCCATGATTTTGTATCGCTTACTTGATGCGCTCTTTGCCGACCGCGTGCAATTTGTGATGACATCAAATTATCGCCCCGACCAACTCTATCCAAATGGCTTGCATCGTGATCGATTGGTTCCGGCTATTAAATTATTGGAAGAAAAACTGGATGTATTAAATGTGGATGCGGGCAATGATTACCGCCGCGTTCAAATGGCTCAAGTTGAAGCCTATTTAACGCCAGTAAATGCAGAGACTCAGGCAACGCTTGGTCAAATGTTTCATACATTGATTGGTAACCAAAAAGAAACGCCCAATCCAGTTCTTCATATTGAGTCTCGTGAATTGCGCCCTTTGCATATGGCTGATGGAGTAGTTTGGTTTGATTTTCAAACTCTGTGCTGCGGTCCACGCTCGCAAAATGACTATTTAGAAATCGCCAACCAGTTTCATACGGTGATTCTGTCTGGTGTGCCCTATATGCCTCCCAGAATGACCAATGAGGCGCGCCGCTTTGTCTGGTTAATTGACGTTTTATATGACCATAAGATCAAGTTAATCATCTCCGCAGAGGTCCCGGCCCCGGATTTATACACGGAAGGTCAAATTACCGCTGAATTCTCAAGAACGGTGTCCCGTTTGATCGAGATGCAGTCTCGCGATTACCTGGATGCGCCGCGCCGGGTAATTGATACCAGCTTGACCTAA
- the odhB gene encoding 2-oxoglutarate dehydrogenase complex dihydrolipoyllysine-residue succinyltransferase: MAIFEVKVPQLSESVAEATLLQWKKKVGDAVGQDEILIEIETDKVVLEVPAPSAGVLTEIVVADGGTVVAEQLIAKIDSTAVAAAAPAAAAAPAPAAAPAAAPAKAAAPAAKAGASASPSASKILAEKGVDAGQVAGSGRDGRITKGDALNASAGGAKSAALPSAPIPTGDRPEERVPMSRLRARIAERLLESQANNAILTTFNEVNMGPVIALRNKYKDQFEKTHGVKLGFMSFFVKAATHALKKFPLLNASVDGNDIVYHGYFDIGIAVSSPRGLVVPILRDVDQMNLADIEKKIAEFGTKAREGKLSIEELTGGTFSISNGGVFGSMLSTPIINPPQSAILGIHATKDRAVVENGQVVVRPINYLALSYDHRIIDGREAVLGLVAMKDALEDPSRLLLDL, from the coding sequence ATGGCTATTTTCGAAGTTAAAGTTCCCCAACTCTCAGAATCAGTTGCTGAAGCAACATTGTTGCAGTGGAAAAAGAAGGTTGGCGATGCTGTAGGTCAAGACGAGATCTTGATTGAAATCGAAACCGATAAGGTTGTTCTCGAAGTGCCGGCTCCTTCAGCTGGTGTTTTGACAGAAATCGTAGTTGCTGATGGAGGCACTGTAGTGGCTGAGCAATTGATCGCCAAGATCGATAGCACTGCTGTTGCAGCCGCTGCTCCAGCAGCAGCCGCAGCTCCAGCACCAGCTGCTGCTCCTGCAGCAGCCCCAGCAAAAGCTGCCGCTCCTGCCGCTAAGGCTGGTGCCTCTGCTTCACCTTCCGCATCCAAGATTCTTGCTGAGAAAGGTGTTGATGCTGGCCAAGTCGCTGGCTCTGGTCGTGATGGTCGCATCACTAAAGGTGATGCATTGAATGCTTCTGCGGGTGGCGCTAAGTCAGCTGCATTGCCAAGCGCACCAATTCCAACTGGCGATCGTCCTGAAGAGCGCGTTCCAATGAGCCGCTTGCGTGCGCGTATCGCTGAGCGTTTGCTCGAGTCTCAAGCAAACAACGCTATCTTGACTACCTTCAACGAAGTCAACATGGGTCCAGTCATTGCTTTACGTAACAAATACAAGGATCAATTTGAGAAGACTCATGGCGTGAAGTTGGGCTTCATGTCTTTCTTCGTTAAAGCAGCAACACATGCATTGAAGAAATTCCCGCTTTTGAATGCATCTGTTGATGGCAACGACATTGTTTATCACGGTTACTTCGATATCGGTATTGCTGTTAGCTCACCACGTGGCTTGGTCGTTCCAATTCTGCGTGACGTTGACCAAATGAACTTGGCTGACATCGAGAAGAAGATTGCTGAATTCGGCACTAAAGCTCGCGAAGGTAAATTGTCGATTGAAGAGTTAACCGGCGGTACGTTCTCCATCTCTAACGGTGGCGTATTCGGTTCTATGCTTTCTACTCCGATCATCAACCCACCACAATCCGCTATTTTGGGTATCCACGCTACCAAGGACCGTGCTGTTGTTGAAAATGGTCAAGTAGTAGTTCGCCCAATTAACTACCTCGCTTTGTCATACGATCACCGCATCATTGACGGCCGTGAGGCTGTGCTTGGTTTAGTTGCTATGAAGGATGCGCTGGAAGATCCTTCACGTCTTCTCCTTGATTTGTAA
- the lpdA gene encoding dihydrolipoyl dehydrogenase, which yields MSQAFDVVVIGGGPGGYIAAIRAAQLGFKVACAESSSYDDPKGEPRLGGTCLNVGCIPSKALLASSEEFEKINHHAADHGIKVGAVSIDSKKMIARKDDIVTKMTGGIQYLFRKNKITLLKGHASFEGKGADGYQIKIDGKDKETVTAKNVIIATGSKARHLPGITVDNVLICDNEGALKFESAPKKLGVIGAGVIGLELGSVWRRLGAEVTVLEAMPSFLGACDISIAKEAQKLFVKQGLSINTGVKIGDVKADKKGVVVNYTDSAGKAGKLECDRLIVSVGRVPNTDKLGLDKIGLKVDERGFIPIDDHTCATAAPGVYAVGDVVRGPMLAHKAEDEGVLAAEVIAGQKPHIDYNCIPWVIYTDPEIAWVGKTEQALKEAGVAYKAGQFPFAANGRALGMGRADGFIKVLADAKTDEILGVHIIGANASDLIAEAAVAMEFKAAAEDIARICHAHPSLSEVMREAALATDSRALNM from the coding sequence ATGAGCCAAGCTTTTGACGTAGTAGTAATTGGTGGTGGCCCTGGTGGCTACATTGCCGCAATCCGTGCAGCGCAACTCGGTTTCAAGGTTGCCTGCGCAGAATCAAGTTCTTATGACGATCCTAAGGGCGAGCCACGTTTGGGTGGCACCTGTTTGAACGTTGGCTGTATTCCATCTAAAGCATTGTTAGCATCATCTGAAGAATTTGAGAAAATCAATCATCATGCTGCTGATCACGGTATTAAAGTGGGTGCTGTGAGCATCGACTCTAAGAAGATGATTGCCCGCAAAGATGACATCGTTACGAAGATGACTGGCGGCATTCAGTACTTGTTCCGCAAGAACAAAATCACTTTGTTAAAGGGCCACGCTTCGTTTGAAGGTAAGGGTGCTGATGGCTATCAAATCAAAATTGATGGCAAAGATAAAGAAACTGTTACTGCAAAGAATGTAATCATTGCAACTGGTTCTAAAGCGCGCCATCTTCCAGGTATCACTGTAGACAACGTATTGATCTGCGATAACGAAGGCGCCTTGAAGTTTGAGTCTGCCCCTAAGAAATTAGGCGTAATTGGTGCAGGCGTTATTGGCTTGGAGTTGGGTTCTGTATGGCGTCGTCTCGGTGCTGAAGTGACTGTGCTCGAAGCTATGCCTTCATTCTTGGGCGCTTGTGATATCAGTATTGCTAAAGAGGCTCAAAAGCTTTTTGTTAAGCAAGGCTTGAGTATTAATACTGGCGTAAAAATTGGCGACGTTAAAGCGGACAAGAAGGGTGTAGTAGTCAATTACACCGATAGCGCTGGTAAAGCCGGCAAGCTGGAATGTGACCGTTTGATTGTTTCTGTTGGACGCGTACCAAATACCGATAAATTAGGTCTAGATAAGATTGGTCTCAAAGTGGATGAGCGTGGTTTCATTCCAATTGATGACCATACTTGTGCAACTGCAGCGCCTGGTGTTTATGCCGTGGGTGACGTAGTTCGCGGACCAATGTTGGCTCATAAAGCAGAAGATGAGGGTGTGTTAGCTGCAGAAGTGATTGCCGGCCAAAAACCGCATATTGATTACAACTGCATTCCTTGGGTTATTTATACCGATCCTGAAATTGCCTGGGTTGGTAAAACAGAACAAGCACTTAAAGAGGCTGGCGTTGCTTACAAAGCAGGTCAGTTCCCATTTGCTGCTAACGGCCGTGCTTTAGGCATGGGTCGTGCTGATGGTTTCATCAAAGTATTGGCTGATGCGAAAACGGATGAGATTCTTGGCGTTCATATCATTGGCGCCAATGCTTCTGACCTTATCGCCGAAGCAGCGGTTGCGATGGAATTCAAAGCGGCAGCAGAAGATATTGCTCGTATCTGTCATGCACATCCAAGTTTGTCTGAAGTGATGCGCGAAGCAGCGTTAGCGACAGACTCACGTGCATTAAATATGTAA
- the dapA gene encoding 4-hydroxy-tetrahydrodipicolinate synthase: protein MPAIVTPMFEDGSLDFASLRSLLDWHVSEGTDGIVIVGTSGESPTVSVEEHCELIRVTVEQIAGRIPVIAGTGGNSTIEAIELTQFAKQVGADASLQVVPYYNKPTQEGMYAHFKKIAESVDLPVILYNVPGRTVADLAGDTVVRLAGVPGIIGIKEATGSLERGTLLINDLKRAGYQDFSVFSGDDLTAAMLMLMGGKGNISVTANIAPRLMHELCVAAMSDDVKRTREIQYQLIAVHKAMFTEANPIPVKWALHEMGKITAGIRLPLTPLSNSLREPLKAALKQANLI from the coding sequence ATGCCAGCTATCGTGACCCCCATGTTTGAGGATGGCAGCTTAGATTTTGCTAGCCTGCGTTCTTTATTGGACTGGCATGTGTCCGAGGGTACTGATGGGATTGTGATTGTTGGAACCAGTGGAGAATCCCCGACAGTTTCGGTTGAAGAGCACTGCGAATTAATTCGCGTGACCGTGGAGCAGATTGCTGGACGCATTCCCGTGATTGCGGGCACTGGCGGCAACTCCACCATTGAGGCAATCGAATTAACTCAATTTGCTAAACAGGTTGGTGCTGATGCCAGCTTGCAAGTGGTGCCGTATTACAACAAGCCTACGCAAGAGGGCATGTATGCGCATTTTAAAAAGATTGCGGAGTCAGTAGATTTGCCGGTAATTTTGTATAACGTTCCTGGCAGAACAGTTGCTGACTTGGCTGGCGATACTGTGGTCCGATTGGCGGGCGTGCCAGGCATTATCGGTATTAAAGAGGCTACCGGTAGTTTGGAGCGTGGCACTTTGTTGATCAATGATTTGAAGCGTGCAGGCTATCAAGACTTCTCCGTATTTTCTGGTGATGACTTAACAGCTGCCATGTTGATGTTGATGGGCGGTAAGGGCAATATTTCAGTTACAGCCAACATTGCACCTCGTTTAATGCATGAACTCTGTGTAGCCGCAATGTCTGATGATGTTAAGCGCACCCGTGAAATCCAATATCAATTGATTGCAGTTCACAAAGCCATGTTCACGGAAGCAAATCCAATCCCTGTGAAATGGGCTTTACATGAGATGGGCAAAATTACTGCAGGTATTCGTTTGCCATTAACACCCTTAAGCAATTCTTTGCGCGAGCCTTTGAAGGCAGCTTTAAAACAGGCCAACCTAATATGA